The Agrococcus carbonis genome has a window encoding:
- a CDS encoding amidase, with amino-acid sequence MTAIHELGALELWRLLHARELSAVQVAEHLLERIERVDDAHAFVHVDAELALDRARAADAADDRTAIIHGLPFADKDLTARAGQPAAMASRWLEGAVAEQTHPVARVLDAGGGVVLGRTAAPEFGFAGYTRSAVHGATTLPGHPELHAGGSSGGAAAAVAQGLLPFAPGSDGGGSIRIPAATCGLVGLKPTRGRIPAQGGVGVVGGLVTAGAIARSVIDAALLTDALIGRVNGVTPHPLTLRSPERDDGSLLAAAMRGQGRFRVAVLTGGTPWDSVADIRIDPEATAAVDATIAALEAFGHEVGEVALPEAAGDLGVPGVAGYPGAFTDLWRGGAATIPIPRDERHLLEPLARWIIETSDDLTAAGLARAQLWATEYERRVLAAFRPWDAVLTPATALTPRPLDWYPVDDGEADFHHQVLHTPHTSFVNLTGLPALALPVHRTDAGLPMGVQLIGRPGEEATLLAIGRQLERRIPWTQRVVDRMRP; translated from the coding sequence TTGACCGCGATCCACGAGCTGGGCGCGCTCGAGCTGTGGCGCCTGCTGCACGCGCGCGAGCTGAGCGCGGTGCAGGTCGCCGAGCACCTCCTCGAGCGCATCGAGCGCGTCGACGACGCGCACGCGTTCGTGCACGTCGACGCCGAGCTCGCGCTCGATCGGGCGCGCGCCGCCGACGCGGCCGACGATCGCACCGCGATCATCCATGGGCTGCCCTTCGCCGACAAGGACCTCACCGCGCGCGCCGGCCAGCCGGCCGCGATGGCGTCGCGCTGGCTCGAGGGCGCGGTCGCCGAGCAGACGCACCCCGTCGCCCGCGTGCTCGACGCCGGCGGCGGCGTCGTGCTGGGCCGCACCGCGGCGCCCGAGTTCGGCTTCGCGGGGTACACGCGCTCCGCCGTGCACGGCGCGACGACGCTCCCCGGGCATCCCGAGCTGCACGCGGGCGGCTCCTCGGGCGGTGCCGCGGCTGCGGTCGCGCAGGGGCTGCTGCCGTTCGCGCCCGGCTCCGACGGCGGCGGCTCGATCCGCATCCCCGCCGCGACGTGCGGGCTCGTCGGCCTCAAGCCCACACGCGGCCGCATCCCGGCGCAGGGCGGCGTGGGCGTCGTCGGCGGCCTCGTGACCGCGGGCGCCATCGCCCGCTCGGTCATCGACGCGGCGCTCCTCACCGATGCGCTCATCGGGCGGGTGAACGGCGTGACACCGCATCCGCTCACCCTCCGCTCGCCGGAGCGCGACGACGGCTCGCTGCTCGCCGCGGCGATGCGCGGGCAGGGGCGCTTCCGCGTCGCCGTGCTCACCGGCGGCACCCCGTGGGACTCGGTCGCCGACATCCGCATCGACCCCGAGGCGACGGCCGCGGTCGATGCGACCATCGCGGCGCTCGAGGCATTCGGGCACGAGGTCGGCGAGGTCGCGCTGCCGGAGGCCGCGGGCGACCTCGGCGTGCCGGGCGTCGCGGGCTACCCGGGCGCCTTCACCGACCTGTGGCGCGGGGGAGCGGCGACGATCCCGATCCCGCGCGACGAGCGCCACCTGCTCGAGCCGCTCGCCCGCTGGATCATCGAGACGAGCGACGACCTCACCGCGGCCGGCCTCGCCCGCGCCCAGCTGTGGGCGACCGAGTACGAGCGGCGCGTCCTCGCCGCCTTCCGCCCCTGGGACGCCGTGCTGACGCCCGCGACCGCGCTCACGCCGCGGCCCCTCGACTGGTATCCGGTCGACGACGGCGAGGCCGACTTCCACCACCAGGTGCTGCACACGCCGCACACCTCGTTCGTGAACCTCACGGGCCTGCCCGCGCTCGCGCTGCCCGTACACCGCACGGATGCTGGCCTGCCGATGGGCGTGCAGCTCATCGGCCGCCCGGGGGAGGAGGCGACGCTGCTCGCGATCGGGCGCCAGCTCGAGCGCCGCATCCCCTGGACGCAGCGCGTCGTCGACCGCATGCGCCCCTGA